In Labeo rohita strain BAU-BD-2019 chromosome 4, IGBB_LRoh.1.0, whole genome shotgun sequence, the DNA window GTTTATGtaattggaaaaaaaactgttcatttaTTAACATGACAAGTTTTGTCAGAATCTTTACAAAGTACAGTCACGACCAAAAGAAAGCTCAAACGTACCTTTCTCCAAATGCCAGACATCATAGTACTGTGTGACGTTTCGTtctttcagaaacttttgaatCTGGGGATGTCGGTTTGTCACAATGCAGTCTAGTCTTACACCACATGCCTCCAGCCATTCCAGGCTTCTTTTTAACCCCTTTTTCTCCATGTGATAGCTACCACCAACCTCTTTACTctaggaaaaaaatatgtatcagAGCAGTGAAAGTCAGGTATTTCATTCCttcaagacattttaagacataACTGACTACTGTTTTGTAGCATAAAAGGCATAATGAAAATTGCAACTGTaaatacagctgcaagcagcatttgcggggccaagcacaaaagaggctgAATGAGGAGCTTAGCATGGCAGGAGCGATAGACAGACTACAACGAGTAATTGaagtcattttaggatgatgTCAGTTgcaatggctgaaaaatcataaatataaccaataataataaaatttaatggcttatcacttttgaccaataggtggcgctgttaccaaattgatgtgatgtgacaatggcacatataaaatttggtgtcaatatgtcaaagctttgcagagatacagcctcagatgtagtttggcatctttacAGCAAATTCGCTGATGCgttaaacgaaaaaaaaaattcatatattgacacaaaatccataactttttgccagcatggtctgaataCGATCCAATATGAGTCATATTTGGTAAAAATCTGTCtaggtctaggaggagtttgaaaaagtattatttcaacattaatcaaaatggcggacaggaagttcatccAATTAAGGCATAATTGGTACCAGTGTTCTCAGCATGATCCAAGGAATATATCAAGAAGTtttattacaataggctaatgtaaacaagttattagcatttttagaaatttcttcaaactttttgagtactgtcatgGCATGGTGTCGAAGACATACCAAGTTTTGTAATGATACTCCAATGTGTTcttaaaatatagcattttggacaaaatattttttatattttttatttcctctTTATTCGAGAATGGTTTGACTAaccaacttgaattccataacttctcaccagcatggtctgaagatgatctgagccaaatcagacaaaccgtctaggaagAGTTcgaaaaaatagtttttttcgaacaaaaaattatagaataaaaaaaaaaacctaaaccttacgatttttaaatttaaaaatgtaaacgaAGTAACCCTGGAGCTATGCTTTACATACACGTATGAAATTTGGCAGACACATGTGACACACCAATATCTACAAAAAAATCCTCCAGTACAAAGTCCAAAATCAAtactgtttttgccattttaatgtgttgtatttaaacaaacttgccacttatttaaacaacttttatttaaacaaaaagttGCCCAAATGGCCCCAAAATTCACAGGTTTGATAAGAGCCCTGTCCTGAATACATGCccatagtgccacctgctggcaacggGAAGTGGCATTTTTTTATGCTCTAACAAACTTCaaagagatttaatgacatcaacattatatttggttgGTCTAATCTAAAGGtctttgcgatgttaaattgcgaagatcttgagttttaaTTAAAGGGGGTGTCCgcggcggcctgacaaagtttgatgtttcgccatgtaAAAGGAAGTCGTtataactcaggcatacaatgttcgatctgccccaaactgcACCCATTCAATAGTCTTGGCCTGAACACATTAAAAGGccaatatttagttataatcatagcgccacctgttggcaagaggatatgtcatgttttacactaacttaaacatacAATGTTCTGCAATAAACTTCATGTGTTTGATCAAAGTCCTGCcttgaacacatctacatgccaatattcagttatagtcatagggccaccagctggcagcaggaggtttggcacatataaatgactgaaATATTCCTCCTGTATTTACCAGTTTAAATGCATACTGCTCACTGCTGCTTTCCTAAAGTCACCAGGTGGTGGTGAGGCCGGGTGAAAGGGCCCTTTTAGCATTGTGTGCAGCTttaatttgtaatgtaattctaatttaaaatggtttaatttgaaACAGACATGCATTGACATGATGTGATTTGGCATTTTCTCACTTGCACTAGCTGGATGTCTATTATGAGGTTGTTTTGAAGATCCATCGTGGTGTAGCTCCCATACTTTGCTGAATGGCCTACATGTCAAATGACAACAACCGTTTCATCAATctttttacaaaataacaaattattacACTGCAGAAGAACGTATGCATTACTTCTTACCTGGCGAATCAGCTCTCATTTTGCCACCAATTATCACCTTGTCTGCCTCACAAAGATTCTTCACTAAATCCTCCTGTTCCTTCTTCCACTTATGGATTATTAGTGGTTCCAGGTACATGCTGGCATGCCTTCTGAAGGTTGTGTGTTTGAACATCTTCAAATGCATTGACTCAAATAccttcaaaagaaaaacaacattatttggtatgtggtttttttttttttttttactattttaaacaggacaaaaaaattAACACCACTTACCTTTTTTATCTGGAAGAATGAAGCTCCAGTGAAATACAGGGAAGCAGATAGCTGAAGGTCACCAACAGGGGTGCTGCCAACACAGGGTTGTCTCTTCCACTGTCTGAAGTACTCACAGTGCGGGCAATGTTGATCAATCGCCACAAAAGTTCCATTGCTACGAGGCTGAATATCACAGGCTCTTGAACACACTGGACAGGTCTCGAACAGTTCAAGGAGACAGTTTTCAAACACAATATATTTTGTGTCTTCATGAGAGGCTCTGGATGTGTACATGCTatcacaaaagaaaattaagaaaaaaaaaaattgaatgacTTTTACAGGGCACATAGATGTATGCTAAACTTAACATGGTAAAGACAAAAACTTACGAATGCATTGATGGTTCAGTCACACTGGTGACAGACTGAGAAGGGTCACATTTCACGTCCTGAGTGTCACAGACTTCTTCAAAAGACACACTTTCTTCACCCTCCTCCAATTCAAAGCGACGCCTTTTGGCAGgcctttcattttttaaagatgttgaAGTGAAAGGCTGTGAAGTAGTCCAGGGTATGGTGACATCAACTCCTGAAATCTTTGTTGACAGCTCTGTCTGTGTTtctataaagttaaaaatacaatgcagtgtTTTCTTCTATCAAATTTCATTGCAGTACTACAataaatatgtgaccttggaccacaaaaccagtcataagggtcaatgaCTGAAAATTAGATTTGCACATTAATTTAtacatctaaaagctgaataaataggctttccattgatgtattaggataggacaatattttggctgagatacaactatttgaatatctggaatctgagggtgaaaaaaaaaaaaataaaaatattgagaaaatcaccttgtTCATGAAGTTGTtctttcttagcaatgcatattactaatcaaaaattaagttttgatatattaacagtaggaaatttacaagatatcttaatagaacatgatctttacttaatatcctaatgattttaggcataaaacaaaaattgataattttgacccatacaatgtatttttgactattgctacaaatatacccatccaacttacgactggttttgtgctccagggtcacataacaGGACataaataattctattttttttttttcaactttttaggcaataaagcttttttattttttataaatacaattatgatGACTCAAGGtatgattatataaataatacctTTGCTACGGTACTTAGATCTCATGGTTTGAAATGACAGCTGTGTACCCACAGATGTCTGAGTGGGTCGGTcagtttgacagcctacatcttTAAACACCGGGCCTGAACATGATGGACTCTGAAAACAATATGCAAGTAAATCAAGTTTAAACACTGTGATTATTCACTATTAATTAAACTGCAATTACCATTTTCAAAAGAGGTTATTACATGAAATGCGTTACTTACAGTGGTCAGCGGTGTTGTTGGGTCCAGAATAGTTGGCACGGCTTGATTTTTGAGCAAAAGTGTTCTGGCAAAGCCAGCATCATACTGCAATTTGTTCTCAAAACAGTCATCGGTGAAATGTACTGAACACACGTGTGCATTAACACTGAAGTGACTGGGACGTTtgctaaaaataaactgaatccATTTTTCCTTAACGTCTGGATCCTTCGGCAGCGTATTCAAAGATGTTGTTTTTCCACAGCCAGGAACGGCACATCTGCGTGGCATCGCAATTTTATTGTAAACAACTACTTCTTCAGACCCACTCGCTGCACGTCGACTGAAAACCTGTGGGCGTGACAACAATGCGATGATGGGTCATTCcatgtcaactcaaccagacttttcttttttctaaagGAAGATACACATGTATATTGATCAAAgccaaaatgttttaattaaatgttgtgGATGAATAGTTATGGAGCAATCCACCATTTTGTAGAggggggtcaaaatggcaattttctcCTGGGATTCAAAGCCAAATTACAGGGGGGTGAAAATGActtagaaagatggcagcatcataatgaTCATTTTTAGACAGAGATTTGTAGGTTTGTTAGTAAAACCCATTGATTTTAGAAATCTTTGTAGCATTATGTACCAATGGTGACCagtcaaaaatggggaaaccccactttgttttttttttttgcatgcctgtaactcaagaagcattaaagatatctttatgccctttttgccattttcatttttaaggccttgTTCGGTTCCAGAGACATTGAAATATCAATATGGCTTcaggagtaaattgttaaaaagcACACAATATTTTGGCTTTAGATGTCACTACATGTCTGTTTTCTTTAGAAAACGTGTTAgcaaaatcaaatgttttgatcaaatttgtttgatttgacacagaatgaccctGATGCAAAAATAGATGCGCTGGAGGTCACCAAATGCAAATAACTGGTGCTAGGTGACGTCACCTTTGCCCCACAGGATCCAGAACGAGCCGTTTTTGgagcttatttaaataaatgctttgtttataatgaggaggcATTTTAGCTATGAAATTTGCAGGAAGTTTTAATGGTACAAGAACCTCaaaaagatcaagggaaattTTGTTTCTCATGTCATCcctacttttaaatatattacatttaaagatcGATATTATACAgagatcatacaatccttatTAATAGTGATATTaggcataatatttttttttttaaatgtacactgTGCAATAACAAAACACTccaaattaagttaatttataattttataggCCCATCAGTTAAGTGATGTGTCAGTAAATGTTAATGGAATTAATtttacttagtataaaataaatgtattttaaataaattatggcagaactttttttatatatatataagctccGTATCTCTCCCAATCCCTGCAACACCCCTGTTCCTTAACTGTCAGATTAACGTAATTCACTAAAATGGTTTTTAATCTTTAGCAAGCTTTTAATAGCATAAAGCATGGCATATTGAAGAGTTCACATACCATCCATGCTTAGTCACTAAAATTTCAGAAACCACAGTCTACCTACTGCTACTGCtactaaaaacattatttgactGCTATTAATAATTTGCTAATAATGCAATCTAAATTTCTATGAACACTGCTGCTACACTCCATGACAGTACTAGAACTGCTGTAAGCCcagctgaataaacaaataagcaaaCTCCAAGTTTAAAAGTGCTCTACTATTATGCTGTGATGTACACAGGCTACTAATCTGAACtgatttatcattatttaaggtaaattcactttcagaataaagatttcctgataatttactcaccccctatgtcatccaagtagttcatgtcttttttctaatgttttcaaggaaaacattccaggatttttccatgtagtggacttcaatggtgaccAATGatttgaaggtccaaaatgcagtttcagctgaggaataagagtcttatctagctaaatgattaaaaaaaaaaaaaaaaaaaaaaaaaactacaaaaatatttatacactttttaaccacaaatgcacagCTCAaatctctgcgatgcacatcttcacacattacgtaatcctTTTCAACATCACCTAATAAGACAAAACAATTCTGGTTTAAAAACAtgtagaacttttttttttttaagaaaattatgaTTGTTTTGCTCAATAAGTcccttgttattattataagaccctattcctcggctgggattgtatagagccatttgaagctgcagtgaaTCTGCAATTTGGGCCtacaacccattggccaccattgaaagtccactatatggagggaAATCCTGGGACGTTTTCCTTAAAGACCttcatttctttgcgactgaagaaggaaagacatgaacatcttgaatgacatgagggtgaggaaatgatcagaaaattttttaattctggaagtgaacttttcctttagtAGTATCTTTATAGATTAAACAAATTCATGATTGAATATCTTTAAACTACCACTAAACATGACTTTCATAATAAACTCTTCACTATTGCTGAACTAAATGTAATGAGTGAAATAGAGATGTGGCCCTTTAAGTGTGAGCGCTCCCATCTGCAGTGCATGGCATGTGCGCCACGAGTACATGTGTAAACATTCATATGATTTTCTGCTGCTCAATTAGGTTGTTTGGGTTTAATGAGTAAACCTGTTGACAGTTACACAGGCTCACCTTGACTTAAAACTGTGAATAAAACTCCGATCCCACCCACTAATGTTAAGTGTGACAAACATCTTTTGAAATCAACCCGTTCACACTTAAAGTAGAAATGAATGAccaagaaaatattaaaagcatTGGAGGATTCAGGTAAATAAGGTAATCCCCAAATTACTTTACTTTTCTAAAATCTGTGATGCTTTGACATTGTATTCTCACATACACATTGATAAAACCgcttgctgctgctgctgttgctgttaTATGAACACAACATGCCTAGGCATTACTCAAATAATCTCCGTATAGTTTTacgtatatgtgaccctggaccacaaaaccagtcttacaTCGCTGGGGtttgtttgtagcaatagccaaaaatacgttgcatgggtcaaaattattgattttctttttatggcaaaaatcattaggaaattaagtaccatgaagatattttggaaaattcctactgtaaatatatgaaaacttaatttttgattcatAATATGCATTGtgaagaactttatttggacaactttaaaggtgattttctcaatattttgattttttttttttgcacccttggattccagattttcgaatagttgtatctcgaccaaatattgtcctatcctaacaaaccacacatcaatggaaagcttatttattcagctttcagttggTGTATAAATCTGATCTgtgggtcacatatgttttctagtttagaaatgtaaaactGACAAATGCAGTAATGCACTGAAATAAGAAAGTGATAATCTTGCTGTTgagtttcagaggaactctgaaaggGTGCTGGAAAATGCTCATGTGGATGCTAACaagtcatttaaatgtaaggCAGTAAGATCATGGGCTGTGTATGCAACATGAAACAATCAGCTTGTGCAAAGTCATTTAACACTGAATATCAGTTATGTTAACAACCCGTCAGCCTGCatcatctagagtttcatgaaagAACTTAGTCATTTATAGGGTGGCAAATGGGTggcaaatattgcattaccacaaagtaaacataaaaaataaattaacatttcaatcCATTGCaccaattcaaaaaaaaaataaaaaaataaaaaataaaaaaaacatgaaaaatatcaaCAGATCATAAATGTGTCTGAACTTGTatcaataaataatgcattttaattaattggcTACTTGGTTAGTTTAAATAACGTTTTAGCGCAAGTTTATGAGCAacaatttttgaattttctaaCATTAGAAACAAATACAATATATCAAAGCCCTGAGACTGAATCGTTTTTGCAAACAATGTTtgcaaccacacagaacatcGATCTATTCTAACCTAAACCTTCAAACTTTTCtggttattacagtttttcttaatTCCTAACACACAATTCATAATTTGTATAAACACAATTTCACAATATATTGCAAAACCTTAAACTTCcaggtcaaaataaaatattcgcgttaaataaaaaaaagtcttctgTCTAAAAAAATCAGATGAGGCACAAAACTTAATACACAGACTAACAATTAACGTTACGAGATGAATCTCAGACATGTATGTGCTAATGctttactatataaaaaaactatGTTCATTGCTATTATTAGATAGATTATagcattgcattaaaaataaataattttaacgtTCTCTATAAGGCTGTCTATACGGGTTGTATTGATTTAAACACGTTAAAggattaaaaacacaaacctttCTTCAGCACAAACACAGATGCAGGAGTGTGACGCAGCCTTATGACAACATGTCGccacaccaaaataaaagcccCATTCacacactaaaaataataatagaaattcacatacagaaaacacatttaaactaTAAGATAAAGGTTTTAGGCAAAGGATAAACCACAGATTCAGAAAGCTATCGAtatcactgatttttttttcaaaagcttCTGGCTTATATCTGAATGTAAGTGTGAAGTGATCGCAATAATAGCACCAACTACTGATGGCATTTGTGAAATTCTCAATCATGAATAAAGTCAGGAATCTTGATctttatattacaaaagattgGATTCAAACTCAAGAagaatttacagtttaatttaaagaattaaaaaatcgCTCGAGGTTGAAGAGAGatatttaattaactaaaacttatcATGATgtatatttccatatttttccatttcagtTTCTCCACAGAATATAagggaataaattaaaacaagtttaaactttgttttgttaaagtgtattttattaaaGGACTTTGGCTGTAAAGGATTATGTTGATGGTGTGTTTGACTCTGAATGGAAAACTCAATTAAAATGGGCAAAAATTGGTATAAATAGTCACTGGTAGGAAGAATACTAAAAAAgttgtacttaagtaaaagtattgCTCCTTAGTATAAGTATAATTTACTTGAGTACAATTGAAAGTACGGAAAAATAATATGacttaatgttgaaaaaatacaaagtaGCCTACTAAGTACATTACAAAgtacttagtatttttgtattattattatttctactaAAATGACGCAATGTGAGCATTATGGAGCATTAAACACTCTCATGTAATGTCTGTTTCACAAGTGAGAAGAGAGAAGTTTTAAACGTGTCATATTACAGGAGAAACCCATTGTATGGAGAAATGGCATCAGATATGACTACAGCTGAATAACATGCATATAGAGACACTTTGACTGATGAAGCATGAAGACAATAAACACACAACTGCCATGCAATGCTAATCAATATagcctgtatatatatatatatatatttttttttttttaaaaccagaGGTGTTCATCTGTGATTGTATATCAAGAGCAAGAACACATTTGTGTGCatttagttttctgttttaccAGAACAGCTGGGGCACAGCAACCTATAAGATACACTGAATTATAGAGCTTCACGATAAATCACATGCGAtatcaaatgctcatcttatcAGTAAAGCTGGTACTATAATCaatagtaaatctccatcatgtCTGTGCTTTCAGAtagagcagcatttactacacagagctgtTCTTTGATATTATCAAGCTTGAACAGCTTGTCAGTAAACAACGGCTCTGTTAACACTGTGTCCTTCTATTAACCGAGTTTCTATTTAGTTAAACTGTTGAGTGCTCTGGTAATATCAATAGTATGACCCATTTCAGGAGCtgacaaaattaaactttaaaaacaggGCATAGCTCATACATTCACTAAAATCTTGAAAAGCTAATGCCAACTGACTGCCAAAGCAAAGTGCGGTTTGAACGCCCGGTCCCCCACTGAACTGGAAGTTATGATTGGTTTTGCACCCGAGTCAGACCTGTCTGTTATTGCCTGAAGTTGGAAAAGTGCCTGTCAAATGccttctttgtctttttttttttttttttttttattagtactttgtgcttttggtgAAAAATTTACGTGGCGAAGttgaatactttatttttatactactcaagtaaaagtaaaagtaccaCAATTTAATTATACTCAAagtagaaaaatgtaaaaatgtacccAAGTAATGTAACAAAAGTATTTGTAAGTAGTTACTTTCCACCTCTGTTCACCTCTGTTATCCACCCTTCCACTTCCTTAGCTGCTTCCTATAGCATAAACATAATATATCTCCCCAACTCACCCTGGTTCAAAGTGTGATCAGTCTTTCCCCGCACAGCTGCACTTATACATCAGTTACCTGATTGTGACAAATGTTTACTAATAAATTACCACTATGTCAAAAAGACCGAAGCCTTCTTGTGGCcagggaagaaaaaaagaaaagaagaaaaagacaaacaggACAAAGACTAAGGTAAATGTGATGTAATAAATGATgatcatataaaaaaactagATGAggtaaaagtttgtgaacaaacTTTATGTTAGGCCAGTCTAGAACAGGGGTCTTCAACCCTTCTCCTGGGTTAGGGTTAGCcgcttcaggtgtgtttgattagggctgtAGCTAAACTCTTCAGGATAGTGGGTCCCCAGAACCCTGACCTCTGGTCTAGAAAGCCTAgactaaaagtttaaaatgggGTAATAAAAATGGTGATAATGTTAGAAAGGTCTATAGTTTGTAGAACATTGCTGCCATGTACTGGCAACTGAACacttcaaatttattttaaagattaatgGTGCATTATGTAAGATTTACAGCTAGCGGTTGAAATGGGTATAGCCTGTCCTCTCACTTCCTCCTACTCAGACTAGACACTCACGCAGGTTTGCTAGATTGAAAACATGTGACAAGTCTTGCACTGTAATTTGATGAGttgatttattgtgttttattgttccTCTGCTCATAGTTCATtgtgcagtatgtaatattgcCAGCTAGCGGTTGAAATGGGTACTGCAAATCCGTCCCGGAATCATTTTAGAGTAGAATTACTGGCTACAGCAttctttttaaaggggtcatcggatgcatagttcactttttcatgttgtttgaacattaatgtgtgtcgtcagtgtatgtacaaatctaccctataatgatataaatccatgcagtggtttttaattaatctgtaaaaataatattccctttttcaaatcgagccgttctcagatgcctgtcgttgtggcgtcacaccaacaggggccactcccacaatagttgattgacatgagcgtcttacctcagatcagttgtaacagtccgccctctttgtttcgatgccggagcagggatgtaagttagaccagaatatctcagattgagcgattgaggtgttgtgttgctggatgtaataatgaacatagtggtcgtcatttactcccgacatctgagccactgaagatgcagtagattacgtttgttttgtgaagggaatgcgcctcctgatctacatatatccatctacgtttgcgcgaatcattcaaattccagcttcacttatagcaGAAGTTAGAAGttagtataaggggttttttatgaatctttgcgattgcctttcctaaaaatgtactagttagcaagtgcagctaaagtaaacatgctcgtcactccacagagagaagagaggggcgggacaagcagagttcatttgcatttaaagcaacctcgaccagaatgagatgatttttgcagagctgattttgacgaggtaaaaagggtgttgttttagacaaatattgagaatttttaaccaaagtgtattatagacttttcattaagaccctaaagaatcatatcaacttgtggaaaatgggcatctgatgacccctttaagagaaaCAACTAcgtaaacataacatatttcccAAATATctacaaacatattttttggcTTTAGAAAAGTCAAAAGCTTACATAAAGCACCTTTAAACAGTAACATTACTGTAAACTAGAGGTGTTCAAACAAAACTGTATTAGTTTTGTGTATGAAtaccagatttttttattattcttgcTGTTTGTGTTTGATTTATAATGTGCCTTAGGcacacttacatttttatagtttcactggaaaccatttaaaataaggttCATTTTccataacattaacaaaaataataaatactgttacaaATATGTTGTTCATCATTAGTATAAGTTAGCTAATACCTTATTGTAAGTGTTACCATTTCTCTATTATCAGCTATAtcgtatttcttttttttttttttttttaaataagaaaatgttacAGCCAATTGTCACATCTACCCCTACATTTCTCTCTTCAGATGCACCTTTGAAATATCTAGCTATGTAGTTTCTGTGTGAATGTTTGAACAAAATGATTATTGGTGGAATGGGCTGTGAGGCAAGGGGCACCAGGCAAAATCTTACCTAGGGCAGTAAACTGTCCAGGGCCGGCATAAATAGTTTGATTTCCTGAACCTGTTCTGCACGTTCTACAGACGTCCAAGAAAAGTCCTAGCAAGACATTCAAATTTTGAACTGCATATCTACGTCCAAGGGATGTCGTAGTCAGACATCCAAATACCATATTGGATTTGCACGTCATGTAGATGTACAGAAATAGTCCTTTACCGACCGACACAGTATAGACATGATCTGTACATCGAGCAGACATCTTATGTTTGTTGGGTCTCCTGTTTGATGTgcttgtaaataaatgcaatggaCCTTTATCGCACTTCCTAGGTCTGATAAAAGTGAAGCAGTGTATCGCCACTTCCGGTCCCATTGCAACACAGTTAAAACTAATGGGAGAATCCTCTCTTTCGCCGATGTTACTGCAGTGTACCTGTATTCTAAACAACAATACACTGCATCAGTTTTCATGATTTCATGACACAACACAGATGAGATTCAGATGAATTATGTTTTTAGGCCTACATCTCATATCACCTGCTGAAATGttcctattaatatatttcccttcaaaatgtgcattttgaatAAGTACATTTATTTCCCAATTAACCTGCTACAGTCACGTTTGTGTTCTCATTAACAAAGTTTTTCTCTTATACTGATCATATTTCATacctgtttacattttttaaaaagaatttgagatttactaataattttatcatggtttttactgtagtaaatat includes these proteins:
- the LOC127164327 gene encoding uncharacterized protein LOC127164327 → MPRRCAVPGCGKTTSLNTLPKDPDVKEKWIQFIFSKRPSHFSVNAHVCSVHFTDDCFENKLQYDAGFARTLLLKNQAVPTILDPTTPLTTSPSCSGPVFKDVGCQTDRPTQTSVGTQLSFQTMRSKYRSKETQTELSTKISGVDVTIPWTTSQPFTSTSLKNERPAKRRRFELEEGEESVSFEEVCDTQDVKCDPSQSVTSVTEPSMHSMYTSRASHEDTKYIVFENCLLELFETCPVCSRACDIQPRSNGTFVAIDQHCPHCEYFRQWKRQPCVGSTPVGDLQLSASLYFTGASFFQIKKVFESMHLKMFKHTTFRRHASMYLEPLIIHKWKKEQEDLVKNLCEADKVIIGGKMRADSPGHSAKYGSYTTMDLQNNLIIDIQLVQSKEVGGSYHMEKKGLKRSLEWLEACGVRLDCIVTNRHPQIQKFLKERNVTQYYDVWHLEKGLSKKLEQIARDKDCSIVKKWQHSIRNHLYWTAASSTSRKEKIAKWKSS